One region of Betaproteobacteria bacterium genomic DNA includes:
- a CDS encoding sensor histidine kinase has product MTRRTRSIGVVLVIVIAVLLIAYGAFVALVVRHTARHYEEESLQRLSYGLAGHIAEHWPEVADHARDLADQRARDALLTMLMTVNPGIQVYLLDAGGHIEAYIGDQSLVREKQVELGPIRAFLSGQALPLFGTDPMDFGQHRVFSVAALPPGADAASAPGYLYVVLGGQAVERRIGAMSTRPAWLAAGLTGLVGMLIMALVGALFFRKLSRPLRHLSRRIAAYRLGREDGPTASRPWSPLDDEVQSIAVAFDDLTQRLEETRVRETAQAKAHREEMAGVAHDLRTPLTALHGHLEALAGDAPAAGRARQLAAALDQSNKVRRLSQQLFELAALQSTEQVAHCERFCLDELVSDTVHKFSLSSRLPSVSLSGPAPGRVEIDGDVGLIERALTNLIDNALRHAPASQGVRVRLAANAGDAQIVVEDDGPGLPPELLRRLDCGQSLRDPPMARPGGGIGGLGLAIAQRIATLHGGWLRPVASTTGGAHLCLSIPVARD; this is encoded by the coding sequence ATGACGCGGCGGACACGCTCCATCGGTGTTGTGCTTGTCATTGTGATCGCCGTGCTGCTCATCGCCTACGGCGCGTTTGTCGCCCTGGTCGTTCGCCACACGGCGCGCCATTACGAAGAGGAGAGCCTGCAGCGTCTGTCTTACGGGCTGGCCGGACATATCGCCGAACACTGGCCGGAGGTGGCCGATCACGCACGCGACCTGGCCGACCAGCGGGCACGCGATGCCCTGCTCACCATGTTGATGACGGTGAACCCGGGCATTCAGGTCTATCTGCTCGATGCTGGCGGGCACATCGAAGCCTATATCGGCGACCAGTCGCTGGTTCGCGAAAAGCAGGTTGAGCTCGGACCCATCCGCGCTTTCCTATCCGGACAAGCGCTGCCACTCTTTGGCACCGATCCCATGGATTTCGGCCAACATCGCGTCTTCAGCGTCGCAGCGCTACCCCCCGGGGCGGACGCTGCCAGCGCGCCGGGCTACCTCTACGTCGTGCTTGGCGGGCAGGCAGTCGAACGCCGGATCGGCGCCATGAGCACTCGCCCGGCCTGGCTCGCCGCCGGCCTGACCGGGCTCGTCGGCATGCTGATCATGGCCCTGGTCGGTGCCCTGTTCTTCAGAAAATTGAGCCGGCCGCTCCGCCATTTGTCCCGGCGCATCGCCGCCTACCGGCTCGGGCGCGAAGACGGACCCACCGCATCGCGGCCGTGGTCGCCACTGGACGACGAGGTACAGTCCATCGCCGTGGCCTTCGACGACCTGACGCAGCGCCTAGAAGAAACCCGCGTCCGCGAAACCGCGCAGGCAAAGGCGCATCGTGAGGAAATGGCCGGTGTGGCGCATGATTTGCGAACGCCGCTTACCGCTTTGCACGGCCATCTCGAAGCACTGGCCGGCGATGCGCCGGCGGCCGGGCGCGCGCGCCAACTGGCCGCAGCCCTCGACCAGAGCAACAAGGTACGGCGCCTGTCGCAACAATTGTTCGAGCTGGCTGCGCTGCAATCGACCGAGCAGGTGGCGCACTGCGAACGCTTTTGCCTGGACGAACTGGTCAGCGACACCGTGCATAAATTTTCGTTATCCAGCCGCTTGCCCAGCGTCAGTCTGAGCGGTCCGGCGCCCGGGCGGGTCGAGATTGATGGCGATGTCGGCCTGATCGAACGCGCCCTTACCAACCTGATCGACAATGCTCTGCGTCATGCCCCGGCGTCGCAAGGTGTCCGCGTGCGACTGGCGGCCAACGCCGGCGACGCACAGATCGTCGTCGAGGATGACGGCCCGGGCCTGCCCCCCGAGTTGCTGCGCCGGCTCGACTGCGGGCAGTCGCTGCGCGACCCACCCATGGCCCGGCCGGGCGGCGGTATCGGCGGCCTCGGCCTGGCCATCGCACAACGGATCGCCACGCTGCACGGCGGCTGGCTGCGGCCAGTAGCCTCGACGACCGGCGGCGCCCACCTCTGCCTGTCGATCCCCGTCGCCCGGGATTAA
- a CDS encoding nickel-dependent hydrogenase large subunit, which yields MTRVTVDIDLNRVEGDLEFQLDLEDGVVVDARCIGTLYRGFEQIMIGRAPRDSLVITPRVCGICGTAHLYAATLALEQIAGITPPAHAVHVRNLCLMAETLQSDLRQTFLFFTPDFCNPLYANHPLAAELADAFAPLKGSVVRGCLKSTRELIGIVAIFGGQWPHSTYMLPGGITQPANSRRLLDTRDILAKVREWFEQTVIGGNLDEWLALDTGEALFRWMATSPARERSALGLFNRFARDIGLHKLGAGTGHLMSFGVNHHPDGSGSELPAGFFNADTQQVEALDHLQINEHVRHSWFFDYPGGRHPWEGETIPDHQPGTDRYTWAKAPRYGDKVVQTGPLAELRIAGEALICDLLASEGDNTWLRQFARLRRAGCLLNAAVNTINQLKTKLSEPHFIDPHIDVWPDGESYGMVEAARGSLGHWLRIKDGVIDKYQIVTPTAWNASPRDSAGRHGHWEQSIIGLRVPDPENPVEIGHIVRSHDPCLVCTVHFIGSHKKTHFNV from the coding sequence ATGACCCGCGTCACTGTCGATATCGATCTCAATCGCGTTGAGGGGGACCTTGAATTCCAGCTTGACCTGGAGGATGGCGTAGTCGTCGATGCGCGCTGCATCGGCACCTTGTACCGTGGTTTCGAACAGATCATGATCGGCCGTGCCCCACGTGACTCGCTGGTCATCACGCCGCGCGTCTGCGGTATCTGCGGCACCGCCCACCTTTACGCCGCGACGCTGGCGCTGGAGCAGATTGCCGGCATCACGCCGCCCGCCCACGCCGTACACGTTCGCAACCTGTGCCTGATGGCCGAAACGCTGCAAAGCGATCTCCGCCAGACTTTTCTCTTTTTCACACCGGATTTTTGCAACCCGCTCTACGCCAACCACCCGCTGGCCGCTGAACTGGCTGACGCCTTCGCCCCGCTCAAGGGCAGCGTCGTGCGTGGCTGCCTGAAGAGCACGCGGGAACTGATCGGCATCGTCGCCATTTTTGGCGGTCAGTGGCCACACTCGACCTACATGCTGCCCGGCGGCATCACGCAGCCAGCCAACAGCCGCCGACTGCTCGATACCCGCGACATTTTGGCCAAGGTACGCGAATGGTTCGAGCAAACCGTCATCGGCGGCAATCTCGACGAATGGCTGGCGCTCGACACTGGCGAAGCCCTGTTCCGCTGGATGGCCACCAGCCCGGCCCGCGAACGCAGTGCCCTCGGCCTGTTCAATCGCTTTGCCCGCGACATCGGCCTGCACAAGCTCGGTGCCGGCACGGGTCATCTGATGAGCTTCGGCGTTAACCATCATCCCGACGGCTCGGGCAGCGAATTACCAGCCGGCTTTTTCAACGCCGATACGCAGCAAGTCGAGGCACTCGACCATTTGCAGATCAACGAACACGTTCGCCACAGCTGGTTCTTTGATTACCCGGGCGGACGCCACCCATGGGAAGGCGAAACCATCCCCGACCACCAACCGGGCACTGATCGCTACACCTGGGCCAAGGCGCCACGCTATGGCGACAAGGTGGTGCAGACCGGTCCGCTGGCTGAGTTGCGCATCGCTGGCGAAGCCCTCATTTGTGACCTGCTGGCCAGCGAAGGCGACAACACCTGGCTCCGCCAGTTCGCCCGCCTGCGCCGGGCTGGCTGCTTGCTGAATGCTGCGGTCAACACGATAAATCAGCTAAAAACGAAACTTTCCGAGCCGCATTTCATCGATCCGCATATCGATGTCTGGCCAGATGGCGAAAGCTACGGCATGGTCGAGGCGGCGCGTGGTTCGCTTGGCCATTGGCTACGCATCAAGGATGGGGTGATCGACAAATACCAGATCGTCACACCCACCGCCTGGAACGCTTCACCGCGCGATAGCGCCGGCCGTCACGGTCATTGGGAACAAAGCATCATTGGCCTGCGGGTGCCCGACCCGGAAAACCCGGTGGAGATCGGTCACATCGTCCGCTCCCATGACCCGTGCCTGGTGTGCACCGTACATTTCATTGGCAGCCATAAAAAAACGCATTTCAATGTCTGA
- a CDS encoding response regulator transcription factor has protein sequence MSKDVLVVEDDDAIADALAVHLTQAGFSAHREADGLLAMAAIDRQRWDLVLLDLMLPGADGWDVCRHLRARHPDVPVIMLSARSAEAHRVLGLELGADDYLAKPFSMLELIARIRALLRRVDLLKAVAPPAATLCRFGTFVLDTQRRELRRGDAIIALTLREFDLLLFLVQHAGRAYSRDELLQHVWGSRFDGYEHTVNSHINRLRGKIEDDARAPRFIVTVWGVGYRFDGVPA, from the coding sequence ATGAGCAAGGATGTGCTGGTTGTCGAAGATGACGACGCAATCGCCGATGCGCTGGCCGTGCATCTGACCCAGGCCGGATTTTCGGCGCACCGGGAGGCCGACGGCCTGCTGGCCATGGCGGCCATCGACCGGCAGCGCTGGGATCTCGTCCTGCTTGACCTCATGCTGCCCGGTGCCGACGGCTGGGATGTCTGCCGCCACCTGCGAGCCCGCCATCCCGATGTGCCGGTGATCATGCTCAGCGCCCGCTCAGCCGAGGCCCACCGCGTGCTCGGGCTGGAGCTGGGGGCTGACGATTATCTGGCCAAGCCGTTTTCGATGCTCGAACTGATCGCCCGCATCCGTGCCTTGCTGCGTCGTGTTGATCTGCTCAAGGCCGTTGCGCCGCCGGCGGCTACGCTGTGCCGTTTCGGCACCTTCGTGCTCGATACGCAGCGCCGCGAATTGCGCCGGGGCGACGCGATCATTGCGCTTACCCTGCGCGAATTCGACTTGTTGCTCTTTCTTGTCCAGCACGCCGGGCGCGCCTACAGCCGCGACGAGTTGCTGCAGCATGTCTGGGGCAGCCGCTTTGACGGCTACGAACACACCGTCAATTCGCACATCAACCGCCTGCGCGGCAAGATCGAGGACGATGCCCGCGCGCCGCGCTTCATCGTCACCGTCTGGGGCGTTGGTTACCGTTTCGACGGCGTGCCGGCATGA
- a CDS encoding putative toxin-antitoxin system toxin component, PIN family → MLRFVLDTNVVLDLFHWGNTDAVPIMAALEAGNIECFVDARTLNELKRVLTYPQLKLTPDMMAERYARYSALVQVFPEGEAPKLPRCKDRDDQKFLELAARCNANLLVSKDKALLCLRGRTTLGFQIVKPAAASALLAS, encoded by the coding sequence ATGCTGCGCTTCGTTCTCGATACCAACGTCGTCCTCGACCTCTTCCACTGGGGCAATACCGATGCCGTGCCGATCATGGCCGCGCTGGAGGCAGGAAACATTGAATGTTTTGTCGACGCGCGGACGCTGAACGAACTGAAGCGCGTACTGACCTACCCGCAACTCAAGCTGACGCCGGACATGATGGCCGAGCGCTATGCCCGCTACAGCGCGCTGGTCCAGGTTTTCCCCGAAGGCGAAGCGCCGAAACTGCCGCGCTGCAAAGACAGGGACGACCAGAAGTTTCTCGAACTGGCCGCCCGTTGCAACGCCAATTTGCTGGTCAGCAAGGACAAGGCCCTGCTCTGCCTGCGCGGGCGAACGACGCTGGGCTTTCAGATCGTCAAGCCGGCGGCGGCTTCAGCGTTGCTGGCTAGCTAA
- a CDS encoding YkgJ family cysteine cluster protein, whose translation MSVCQSCGACCASFRVDFHPAELAGGAFAWGEGVPLSMTVPVTANIVRLCGTDSAAPRCVALAGEIGQAVSCTIYEGRPSPCREFDTEHAACNRARQRHGLPPL comes from the coding sequence ATGAGCGTTTGCCAATCCTGCGGCGCCTGCTGCGCCAGCTTTCGTGTCGATTTTCATCCGGCCGAGCTGGCCGGCGGCGCCTTTGCCTGGGGTGAGGGCGTGCCCTTGTCGATGACGGTGCCGGTTACCGCCAATATCGTTCGCCTGTGCGGCACCGACAGCGCTGCGCCGCGATGTGTGGCGCTGGCCGGCGAAATCGGCCAGGCGGTGAGCTGCACGATCTACGAAGGCCGGCCATCGCCCTGCCGGGAGTTCGATACTGAACACGCGGCCTGCAACCGGGCTCGCCAGCGTCACGGGCTGCCACCGCTCTAG
- a CDS encoding SAM-dependent methyltransferase, with protein sequence MDGAIAGNSRFISSAQNGPHQDLEALVLKHMAHPFQKPIADYNREALAVALAARDAWNPQASLILDAGCGVGWSTQRIAETFPDHFVLGIDQSLDRISRGKPLPMPANAVLIRADLVDFWRLLADSGIRLARHYNLYPNPWPKIGHLARRWQGHAVFPVWRELGGEVECRSNWHIYIEEMAQALTLLSGQTVVAEPWQTDDPMTPFEKKYLASGHELWRCRVSLP encoded by the coding sequence ATGGATGGCGCGATAGCAGGAAATTCCCGCTTCATTTCCAGCGCACAGAACGGGCCGCATCAGGATCTGGAAGCGCTCGTGCTCAAGCACATGGCGCACCCGTTTCAGAAACCGATTGCAGATTACAACCGCGAAGCGCTGGCGGTGGCGCTGGCCGCGCGCGATGCCTGGAACCCGCAGGCGTCGTTGATCCTCGATGCCGGCTGCGGTGTGGGTTGGAGCACCCAGCGCATCGCTGAAACCTTCCCGGATCATTTTGTTTTGGGTATCGATCAGTCGCTTGACCGCATCAGCCGCGGCAAACCGCTGCCCATGCCGGCCAATGCAGTATTGATCCGCGCCGATCTGGTCGATTTCTGGCGCCTGCTGGCCGATAGCGGCATTCGCCTTGCCCGCCATTACAACCTCTATCCGAACCCGTGGCCGAAGATCGGCCATCTGGCGCGGCGCTGGCAGGGCCATGCCGTGTTTCCCGTCTGGCGCGAACTGGGCGGCGAAGTGGAATGTCGCAGCAACTGGCACATCTATATCGAAGAAATGGCGCAGGCCCTGACGCTGCTCAGCGGCCAGACTGTCGTTGCCGAGCCGTGGCAAACCGATGATCCAATGACGCCCTTCGAAAAGAAATACCTCGCCTCCGGCCACGAGCTGTGGCGCTGTCGAGTCAGCCTGCCATGA
- a CDS encoding spondin domain-containing protein translates to MKPIQFALRASAAGALALAMAASANAATQQLTVTVENLSAANGYATGPLQVGFGNGSFDAFNIGSVASAAIVPVAELGSGSAWQPAFAAADPGAVIGAIGGVLLPSGSASATFTVNTANNSYFSFGAMVVPSNDFFIGNDSPTAYRLFDAAGKLTTASITLKATDIWDAGSEVFDPASAAFVGNAALHTDQHSVVAHNFAELAAFNGLTTAAGYTFRSNLTATSDVYRISFAVAAVPEPESYAMMLAGLAVVSAIARRRRAKSGGLSV, encoded by the coding sequence ATGAAACCGATCCAATTTGCACTGCGCGCAAGCGCTGCCGGCGCCTTGGCGCTGGCGATGGCGGCGTCGGCCAACGCGGCGACGCAACAACTGACCGTGACGGTCGAAAACCTGTCGGCGGCCAACGGCTATGCAACCGGCCCTCTGCAGGTCGGCTTTGGCAATGGCAGCTTCGATGCATTCAATATCGGCAGCGTGGCCAGCGCGGCCATCGTGCCAGTTGCCGAGCTGGGTTCCGGTTCGGCCTGGCAGCCGGCTTTTGCCGCGGCCGACCCCGGCGCGGTCATTGGCGCCATCGGTGGCGTGTTGCTGCCGAGCGGCTCCGCCTCCGCCACCTTTACCGTGAATACGGCAAACAACAGCTACTTCAGCTTCGGCGCGATGGTGGTGCCGAGCAACGACTTCTTCATCGGCAACGATTCGCCAACCGCCTATCGTCTGTTTGATGCGGCCGGCAAGCTGACGACGGCGAGCATCACGCTCAAGGCCACGGATATCTGGGATGCCGGTTCGGAGGTATTTGATCCCGCCTCGGCCGCCTTTGTCGGCAATGCGGCATTGCATACTGACCAGCATTCGGTCGTCGCCCACAACTTTGCCGAGCTGGCCGCTTTCAACGGGCTGACCACGGCGGCGGGTTACACCTTCCGGAGCAATCTGACGGCCACCAGCGATGTATACCGCATCTCGTTTGCCGTGGCAGCAGTGCCGGAACCGGAAAGCTACGCCATGATGTTGGCCGGCCTGGCGGTTGTTTCTGCCATTGCGCGTCGTCGCCGCGCAAAATCGGGCGGGCTGAGTGTCTGA
- a CDS encoding hydrogenase maturation protease, giving the protein MSERFRILCFGNPLHGDDGFGPAVSLALRRMLLQTQVDIIDCGTRGIDALHFFENCQHVLIIDAMAGQEAGRLHLLAAHQIPMENSGSGGHGAGVGYLLAAVRETIAHPPQIDVIAVEIGSPRAFSPGLSLEVAAAVAEATELIRTRWASVTCGHACELGAELDVLRQANHALEAELITSTEALELLIAEQEAQQDELQHRSQELAQLHGALERAIGTMAEIFVMLGPDGRITRANSLLTQELGYTQEAMVGSYFEACLPESGRDQLRSLLPANRGTPLLLNAIRAAGGHFEAELNFRHANALPGSEAETLPYLVHASLIHSHAGKLEGAVVVSTNIAALKAREKALRENERKLHETAEELRNHRDNLAAMVEEQTYDLRTAKEQAEEANRAKGDFLSNMSHEVRTPLTAILGLSDLCLLTPLNAQQGQYLSKIRLAANHLLVIINDILDFSRLEAGKLGIEQVFFNLPGLFEEITDLLIDRIEEKGLELCIDISADAAGSVIGDPLRIKQIIINLLGNAIKFSTKGTLRLGCRLEPGTDGTAAVHISVVDEGIGISMAEQETLFSAFSQGDTSTTRRYGGSGLGLVISKRLVELMGGRIWLESETGRGSTFHFTANVGIAPNTPLPIVELRNNLAPFAHRSVLIVDDNPLLAENIAGQCQQLGLPAEICRDGESALTMLGQPSANYLAVLIDGRISLGMNCTETMTAIGHAFGKQAPAIILLAPHNAATLHITESFPAAVMLLKPSSLKRLYSALAIPLQLPAIASLPPTTRALDFSCVIHLKNANILIVDDIELNRDLMQELLGAAGFKIRLASNGVEAIAAIRQRRPDLVLMDCQMPVMDGFAATRQLRSDPAYANLPIIALTAGVLEHDRQQCMAAGMNAHITKPVDLDKLLHQISALLSPQLTPGAPAAELHGLPFRTVNGSPLQPQSLPEIPGVNIEKGLKLMGNKVNFYRQMLIKFRDSYGVDFATKMRTALTSGQLTEAQRHAHTIKGISRNLGMEILGDLSATVESELKDVEPCNLPQNLEALLSELHQITESLKVLD; this is encoded by the coding sequence ATGTCTGAGCGTTTCCGCATCCTGTGCTTTGGGAATCCGCTTCACGGCGACGACGGATTCGGCCCGGCTGTCAGCCTCGCTTTACGCCGCATGCTATTGCAAACGCAGGTCGACATCATCGATTGCGGGACCCGCGGCATTGATGCTCTGCATTTTTTTGAAAACTGCCAGCACGTCCTGATCATCGACGCCATGGCGGGCCAGGAAGCCGGACGCCTCCACCTGCTGGCGGCACACCAGATACCGATGGAGAATTCTGGTAGCGGGGGCCATGGTGCCGGCGTGGGCTACCTGTTGGCAGCGGTTCGCGAAACCATTGCCCACCCGCCTCAAATCGACGTGATTGCCGTCGAGATCGGAAGTCCACGCGCATTCTCGCCCGGCCTGTCTCTCGAGGTTGCCGCCGCCGTTGCGGAAGCAACCGAACTGATCCGAACCCGCTGGGCATCCGTCACTTGCGGCCACGCCTGCGAACTCGGTGCAGAACTGGATGTGCTGCGACAAGCCAATCACGCCCTGGAAGCCGAACTGATCACGAGCACCGAAGCGCTCGAACTGCTGATCGCGGAGCAGGAAGCTCAGCAGGATGAATTGCAGCATCGTTCGCAGGAACTGGCTCAGTTGCACGGCGCACTGGAGCGCGCAATCGGCACCATGGCCGAGATATTTGTCATGCTTGGCCCGGATGGCCGCATCACACGCGCCAATAGCCTGCTGACCCAGGAGCTTGGCTACACGCAGGAAGCCATGGTTGGCAGCTATTTCGAAGCGTGTCTGCCCGAATCCGGCCGCGACCAATTGCGCAGCCTGTTGCCAGCCAACCGTGGTACCCCGCTGCTGCTCAACGCCATTCGTGCTGCCGGTGGGCACTTTGAAGCCGAGCTGAATTTCCGGCACGCCAACGCGCTTCCCGGCAGCGAAGCCGAAACCTTGCCCTACCTCGTTCACGCCAGCCTGATCCACAGCCATGCCGGCAAGCTGGAAGGCGCCGTTGTCGTTTCCACCAACATCGCTGCACTCAAGGCCCGGGAAAAGGCCTTGCGCGAAAACGAGCGCAAACTGCATGAAACCGCCGAGGAATTACGCAATCACCGCGACAATCTGGCAGCGATGGTAGAAGAGCAAACGTATGACCTGCGTACCGCCAAGGAGCAAGCCGAGGAAGCTAACCGGGCAAAAGGGGATTTCCTGTCGAACATGTCGCATGAGGTGCGTACGCCGCTTACCGCCATCCTGGGCCTGTCCGATCTCTGCTTGTTGACGCCGCTGAATGCGCAACAGGGACAATATCTGAGCAAAATCCGCCTGGCCGCCAATCACCTGTTGGTGATCATCAACGACATTCTCGATTTTTCGCGCCTCGAAGCCGGGAAGCTGGGCATCGAACAGGTTTTTTTCAACCTGCCAGGCTTGTTCGAAGAAATCACTGACCTGCTGATCGATCGCATAGAAGAAAAAGGGCTGGAGCTTTGCATCGACATTTCCGCCGATGCTGCCGGCAGCGTTATTGGCGATCCGCTGCGCATCAAGCAGATCATCATCAATCTGCTCGGTAATGCCATCAAGTTTTCCACAAAAGGCACGCTCCGCCTTGGTTGCAGGCTGGAACCTGGCACGGATGGCACGGCAGCAGTCCACATTTCGGTTGTCGATGAAGGCATCGGCATTTCAATGGCCGAACAGGAAACCCTCTTCTCCGCATTCAGTCAGGGAGACACATCAACCACCCGGCGATACGGTGGCTCCGGACTGGGGCTGGTCATCTCCAAACGGCTCGTCGAACTGATGGGCGGGCGCATCTGGCTGGAAAGCGAAACCGGTCGCGGCAGTACCTTCCACTTCACGGCCAACGTCGGGATAGCACCGAACACCCCACTACCGATAGTCGAGCTCCGGAATAATCTCGCGCCCTTTGCTCACCGCTCGGTACTGATCGTCGACGACAACCCGCTACTAGCTGAAAATATCGCCGGGCAATGTCAGCAACTTGGCCTGCCCGCAGAAATCTGCCGTGATGGTGAATCCGCACTGACCATGCTTGGTCAACCATCGGCCAATTATCTGGCAGTGCTGATCGACGGGCGGATATCCCTAGGCATGAACTGTACTGAAACCATGACGGCGATAGGCCATGCCTTTGGCAAACAGGCCCCCGCAATCATCCTGCTCGCCCCCCACAACGCTGCCACCCTGCACATCACGGAAAGTTTCCCGGCCGCTGTCATGTTGCTGAAGCCGAGCAGTTTGAAGCGGCTCTATTCGGCGCTGGCCATTCCGCTCCAGTTACCGGCCATCGCCTCGTTGCCTCCAACCACCCGGGCGCTTGATTTTTCCTGTGTTATCCATTTAAAAAATGCCAATATCCTGATCGTTGACGATATCGAACTCAATCGCGATTTAATGCAAGAGCTGCTCGGCGCGGCAGGCTTCAAAATCCGGCTGGCCTCCAACGGGGTGGAAGCCATCGCAGCCATCCGCCAGCGTCGTCCGGACCTAGTGTTGATGGACTGCCAAATGCCGGTCATGGACGGCTTTGCGGCCACCCGTCAGCTGCGCTCAGACCCCGCCTACGCCAACCTGCCTATCATTGCGCTGACAGCTGGCGTGCTGGAACATGACAGACAGCAATGCATGGCGGCTGGCATGAATGCCCACATCACCAAGCCCGTCGATCTCGACAAACTGCTCCACCAGATTTCTGCCTTGCTCTCTCCGCAACTCACACCAGGCGCGCCAGCTGCCGAGTTGCATGGTTTGCCATTCCGTACAGTGAATGGATCGCCACTCCAGCCCCAAAGCCTTCCAGAAATTCCCGGCGTCAATATCGAGAAGGGATTAAAACTGATGG
- a CDS encoding NADH:ubiquinone oxidoreductase: MPNIVWMQAGACSGESMALLCADRPSLENLLQQYDLKLLWHPSLTADASFGQVLEAITSGREKVDILCIEGSLMTGPDGSGQYDTWKGRAKIDIIREIAPLATHVVAMGTCAAFGGVHAAGPNPTDCTGLQYLKDQPGGLLGTEWRARSGQPVINVAGCPAHPNTMTKVLAMLADGESLKLDVLNRPTAFFSSLVHQGCTRNEYHEYDIEDEVLGGRGCMFFSLGCRGPQTVAPCNTELWNGHSSKTRAGVPCFGCTSPDFPSNRDLFVTPKIGVVPKFLPLGVARAKYMAYKNLARAAAPERVINREMEP, from the coding sequence ATGCCGAATATCGTCTGGATGCAAGCGGGTGCCTGCAGCGGCGAAAGTATGGCCCTGCTCTGTGCTGACCGGCCCAGTCTCGAAAACCTGCTGCAGCAATACGACCTCAAGCTCCTGTGGCACCCCTCGCTGACGGCCGATGCAAGCTTTGGGCAGGTGCTTGAAGCCATCACCAGCGGCCGCGAGAAAGTCGACATTCTGTGTATCGAAGGCAGCCTGATGACCGGGCCGGACGGCTCAGGTCAGTACGACACCTGGAAAGGCCGCGCCAAGATCGACATCATTCGAGAAATCGCCCCACTGGCGACCCATGTTGTGGCCATGGGCACCTGCGCAGCTTTTGGTGGCGTCCATGCGGCCGGGCCAAACCCGACCGATTGCACCGGCCTGCAATACCTCAAAGACCAGCCCGGCGGACTGCTCGGCACCGAATGGCGTGCCCGCAGCGGCCAGCCGGTGATCAACGTCGCCGGCTGCCCGGCCCACCCGAACACCATGACTAAGGTGCTGGCCATGCTGGCTGACGGCGAATCGCTCAAGCTGGATGTGCTCAACCGGCCAACCGCCTTTTTCTCCAGCCTCGTTCATCAGGGCTGCACCCGCAACGAATATCACGAGTACGACATTGAAGACGAGGTACTCGGTGGGCGCGGCTGCATGTTCTTCAGCCTTGGTTGCCGCGGCCCGCAAACCGTGGCGCCGTGCAATACCGAACTGTGGAATGGTCACAGCAGCAAGACGCGCGCCGGGGTGCCCTGCTTTGGCTGTACATCGCCAGACTTTCCATCGAACCGTGATCTTTTCGTCACCCCAAAAATTGGCGTCGTGCCGAAATTCCTGCCGCTCGGTGTGGCCCGCGCCAAGTACATGGCCTACAAGAACCTGGCCCGCGCGGCAGCACCCGAGCGCGTGATCAACCGAGAGATGGAACCATGA
- a CDS encoding tRNA-dihydrouridine synthase produces the protein MSRILLAPMEGLADDLLRGVLTDIGGYDWGICEFVRVSNTLLPAKTYERICPELLNGSKTRTGTPMRVQLLGSDPHFMAENARRLVTLNPAGVDINFGCPAPTVFRHRGGSALLGEPELLNEITSAVRAVVPAHIPFTAKMRLGIDDTSRAIDCAQALEAAGINELIVHGRTKVDGYRPPARWEWIDKVRDAIHIPLIANGEVWTVEDFRNCQQATGCADIMIGRGAVADPLLARRVRGEASGGWEEIRPTVATYWLGVRKKVVPVHAGGRLKQWLAMMRRNYPEAEVLYERLRPIKGAADIDAAMIEEGLVTKEQLAA, from the coding sequence ATGTCCCGCATTCTTCTTGCCCCGATGGAAGGGCTCGCCGACGATTTGCTGCGCGGCGTGCTGACGGACATCGGCGGGTACGACTGGGGAATTTGCGAATTTGTCCGGGTTTCGAACACGCTTTTGCCGGCCAAGACCTACGAGCGGATTTGTCCGGAACTGCTGAATGGCAGCAAGACGCGGACGGGTACGCCGATGCGCGTGCAACTGCTCGGTTCCGACCCGCATTTCATGGCGGAAAACGCCCGCCGGCTGGTGACCTTGAACCCGGCCGGGGTCGATATCAATTTTGGTTGCCCGGCGCCGACGGTGTTTCGCCATCGCGGTGGTTCGGCCTTGCTTGGCGAGCCGGAGTTGTTGAACGAAATCACCAGTGCCGTGCGCGCTGTCGTCCCGGCCCACATTCCATTCACCGCCAAGATGCGTCTCGGCATCGACGACACCAGCCGGGCCATCGATTGCGCCCAGGCGCTGGAAGCTGCCGGCATCAACGAACTGATCGTGCATGGCCGGACCAAAGTGGATGGCTACCGTCCGCCGGCGCGCTGGGAGTGGATCGACAAGGTGCGGGACGCCATCCACATTCCGTTGATTGCCAATGGCGAGGTATGGACGGTGGAAGATTTTCGCAACTGTCAGCAGGCGACCGGTTGCGCCGACATCATGATCGGCCGCGGTGCCGTGGCCGACCCACTGCTGGCGCGGCGCGTGCGCGGCGAGGCAAGCGGGGGCTGGGAAGAAATCCGGCCGACTGTGGCCACCTACTGGCTGGGCGTGCGCAAGAAAGTGGTACCGGTGCATGCCGGCGGCCGGCTCAAGCAGTGGCTGGCCATGATGCGGCGAAATTATCCCGAGGCCGAGGTGCTTTACGAGCGTTTGCGGCCGATCAAGGGGGCGGCGGACATCGATGCGGCGATGATCGAGGAAGGCCTCGTGACTAAAGAGCAACTGGCGGCATGA